A genome region from Desulfurobacterium atlanticum includes the following:
- a CDS encoding septation protein SpoVG family protein produces MDMEVTDVKIYPFDTSSIGGNVKAVAEITINGILKIKDIKIIESNKGYFIQMPTRKTRNGEFVPVVEVENKDLYAHIRRKILDKFEEELKKYDFYFDEF; encoded by the coding sequence ATGGACATGGAGGTTACAGATGTAAAGATATACCCTTTTGACACCTCCTCTATAGGCGGTAATGTAAAAGCTGTAGCAGAAATCACAATTAATGGAATTCTAAAAATAAAAGATATAAAGATAATAGAGTCAAATAAAGGTTATTTTATTCAGATGCCAACACGGAAAACGAGAAATGGAGAATTTGTTCCTGTTGTTGAAGTGGAAAATAAAGACCTTTATGCTCATATTCGCAGAAAAATTCTTGATAAGTTTGAAGAGGAACTTAAAAAGTACGATTTTTACTTTGATGAGTTTTGA
- a CDS encoding inositol monophosphatase family protein, translating to MEIVDVAVKAAERASEILKKYHNELKSFEVELKAKNDYVTKADTEAEKAIIEEIKAYFPDHSIVAEESGIFTGNSYRWFIDPLDGTKNFIHGLPFFCVSIGVMYKDELVAGVIKIPFFDEIFTAEKGCGTFRNGEKVKVSERSFNEGLFATGFPFRGKDMLDDYLPCFKEVFLNVSGIRRCGAAAIDLAYTACGIFDGFWELSLKPWDIAAGVLMIEEAGGIVSDFKGGKEYLESGNIIGASAKSYQQLFAIVNKHLGSKY from the coding sequence ATGGAAATAGTTGATGTGGCGGTGAAGGCGGCAGAGAGAGCTTCAGAGATTCTGAAAAAATATCATAATGAACTTAAAAGTTTTGAAGTGGAATTAAAGGCTAAAAACGATTATGTAACAAAAGCTGACACGGAGGCGGAGAAAGCTATAATTGAGGAGATTAAAGCCTACTTTCCCGATCATTCAATAGTTGCAGAAGAGAGTGGAATTTTCACGGGAAACAGCTACAGGTGGTTTATAGATCCCCTTGATGGAACGAAAAACTTTATTCACGGTTTACCCTTCTTCTGTGTATCTATTGGCGTTATGTATAAGGATGAACTTGTAGCGGGAGTTATAAAAATTCCCTTTTTTGATGAAATTTTTACAGCTGAAAAGGGATGCGGGACTTTCAGAAACGGAGAGAAAGTAAAAGTAAGCGAAAGGAGTTTCAACGAAGGACTTTTTGCTACCGGTTTCCCTTTCAGAGGGAAAGATATGCTTGACGATTATTTACCCTGCTTTAAAGAGGTTTTTCTTAACGTATCAGGAATAAGAAGGTGTGGAGCGGCGGCAATAGATCTTGCATATACAGCCTGCGGTATATTTGACGGATTCTGGGAGTTATCTTTAAAGCCGTGGGACATAGCAGCAGGAGTGCTGATGATAGAGGAAGCTGGAGGAATTGTTTCAGATTTTAAAGGTGGAAAAGAGTATTTAGAATCTGGAAATATCATCGGCGCATCGGCAAAGAGTTATCAGCAGCTTTTTGCGATAGTAAACAAACATCTTGGCAGTAAATATTAA
- a CDS encoding Mrp/NBP35 family ATP-binding protein, whose amino-acid sequence MDEKCGTCSHKSTCSAMKDPMDQKLLCNLSNIKHKIAILSGKGGVGKTTVATNLAAALAEKGYKVGLLDADIHGPNVAKMLGGEGSKLHVNPETELIEPYVPDEIPNLKIVSISFLLPDSDQPVVWRGPLKHQAIKQFLAEVNWGDLDYLIVDLPPGTGDEVLSITNLIKPLDGFVIVSTPQEVALLDTRKSINFAKMVKVPVLGLIENMSGLICPHCGKLIEIFKSGSGEKTAQELGIDFLGKIPMEPKVVEAGDSGKPVVIAEPDSSSAKAIKEIVEKIISKIEKGKEW is encoded by the coding sequence ATGGATGAGAAATGCGGAACCTGCAGTCATAAAAGCACCTGTTCAGCTATGAAAGATCCGATGGATCAAAAGCTCCTTTGTAATCTCTCAAACATAAAACATAAAATTGCTATTTTAAGCGGAAAAGGTGGAGTAGGAAAAACAACTGTTGCTACAAACCTTGCTGCAGCCCTTGCAGAAAAAGGATATAAAGTTGGACTGCTTGATGCGGATATTCACGGTCCAAATGTTGCAAAGATGCTTGGAGGGGAAGGTTCAAAGCTTCACGTTAACCCTGAAACGGAACTTATAGAACCTTATGTTCCTGATGAAATTCCAAATCTTAAAATTGTAAGTATTTCGTTTCTGCTTCCCGATTCCGACCAGCCGGTTGTGTGGAGAGGTCCTTTAAAGCATCAGGCGATTAAGCAGTTTTTAGCTGAAGTTAACTGGGGAGATCTAGATTATCTGATTGTTGATCTGCCACCTGGGACAGGAGATGAGGTTTTAAGTATTACAAATCTTATTAAGCCCCTTGATGGATTTGTAATAGTGAGCACTCCACAGGAAGTTGCTCTTCTTGATACAAGAAAATCTATAAACTTCGCTAAAATGGTAAAAGTTCCGGTGCTTGGACTTATAGAGAACATGAGCGGACTTATCTGTCCCCATTGTGGTAAACTGATAGAGATTTTTAAGAGCGGTAGTGGAGAGAAAACGGCTCAGGAGCTTGGAATAGACTTTTTAGGTAAAATCCCTATGGAGCCTAAAGTGGTGGAAGCTGGAGATTCTGGAAAGCCGGTAGTTATTGCCGAACCTGATTCTTCATCAGCAAAAGCTATAAAAGAGATAGTTGAAAAAATTATCTCCAAAATAGAAAAAGGAAAAGAGTGGTGA
- a CDS encoding 4Fe-4S binding protein: MKIPFYKHRKFYEAITTIISNFALWNFFTGRLYTGILKAIPFPIMNCYACPASVFSCPIGTLSHMMVMAKFPFYTLGILTSVSIPFGRFICGWICPFGFFQDMLYKVRTKKFKMPKKLEYFKYLMLIFPVLLLPFICKKHLFCMICPVGTVEAGIYWVGFHENIRRMAGWLFNFKVLVAVLIVAGSVFTKRPFCRFFCPLGAFFSLFNKISPIEFTHDKHLCTKCNHCQDVCPVDHKIYEDPNSPSCIRCLNCIRECKALDIKYPSLFSDIGKFQNSSK; this comes from the coding sequence ATGAAAATTCCTTTTTATAAACACAGAAAGTTTTATGAAGCGATAACAACGATAATTTCAAATTTTGCACTCTGGAACTTTTTTACAGGAAGGCTTTACACCGGGATTTTGAAAGCCATTCCATTTCCTATTATGAACTGCTACGCCTGTCCTGCATCTGTATTTTCCTGCCCTATAGGAACTTTATCTCACATGATGGTAATGGCAAAGTTTCCCTTTTATACCCTTGGAATTCTTACATCTGTTTCCATACCTTTTGGAAGATTTATATGTGGATGGATTTGCCCTTTCGGTTTCTTTCAGGATATGCTTTACAAAGTCAGAACAAAAAAATTTAAAATGCCGAAAAAATTGGAGTATTTTAAATACTTAATGTTGATTTTCCCCGTTCTACTTCTCCCATTCATATGCAAAAAACATCTTTTCTGTATGATTTGTCCTGTTGGAACTGTTGAGGCAGGTATTTACTGGGTTGGTTTTCATGAAAATATAAGGAGAATGGCAGGGTGGCTTTTTAACTTTAAAGTGCTTGTAGCAGTTTTAATTGTTGCTGGAAGTGTTTTTACAAAAAGACCGTTCTGCAGATTTTTCTGTCCCCTCGGGGCGTTCTTCTCCCTTTTCAACAAGATTTCACCTATAGAGTTTACTCATGACAAACATCTATGCACAAAGTGTAATCACTGTCAGGATGTGTGTCCTGTTGACCACAAAATTTATGAAGACCCGAATAGTCCATCGTGTATAAGATGTCTTAACTGTATAAGGGAGTGCAAAGCTCTTGATATTAAATATCCCTCCCTGTTTTCAGATATTGGGAAGTTTCAAAACTCATCAAAGTAA